One Thermoanaerobacter kivui genomic window, CTTATACAATTGCAAGGAGTTCTCTCAAAAAGTTATTGAGTAAATTGACATCTTGCGAATTCAGTTTATTTAAATTGATATAAAACTTTTGAATGTTTTCAGCTAATTTTTTGTCTATATCGCTCTTTATTTTAGTGTACAACAAAACACCTAAGACTGTTCCCACAAATAAAATTAAGGAAGAAGTAGGATTAACAGAGGCCAGCAAATTTTCTATACTCTCCATGGAAAGGCCTCCCGCCATCCTAAGTTTTAGTAAAAATGCAGTAATAGCATATGCACAAAATTCTATAGGCTTAGTAGCCTGAAACATCTCATTTAATATTTCCTCAAGAGAATTAGGCTTACTATTTTTTACTTTTTTAATCAAAGTATCTCTTAGGGAATTCCATTCATCTTTATTCGCTTTTTTAAATATTTCATAAGCTTTTTCTGTTGGTAGAAATCTTAAAGTAGATCTTCCTTGGCTTTTTTCCTCCCCAAGGTAATACTCGGTCTTAACAAAATCACCTTTCTCTAATTCCCTTAAAATATCATAAGCTGTCCATTTGCTAATTTTCATTGCCTGCGCCACATCCGTATAGTGAACAGGCTCACCTTTTGAATCATAAAGTTCAATTAGTGTCTTTAAAAATTCCACCCTCCTATTTGTTAGCATTTCAACACCCCATTAAGTAATACTATCTAAATTTATAGGGGATTTTAATATTTATGTCAAGCCTCTTTTTTCATTGCCATCTTTTTCTCCCAAATCTCGTCCGCTACTTTACCCCAATTATCTGCTACTACTCTTAAATCATCGTAGAGGTTTTTGATGTGAGAGGCTTCACTAGCTTCTGTGTGTTTTGCTTTTGATTCTCTAACTATTTCTAAAAGTTTTTCTGGATTGTCAATAAGTGGACATGGTCTTAGATGATTTAGATTAAATGGCTGCCTTTTTCTATAGCTTTTCATAATAGGTGACTGTAATGCTTCTAATAAACTTACTTCATTTATATTTACATTAGAATAATGAATAAAAGCACAAGGCTCAACTTCTCCTGCTGCATTTATGTGCAAATACCTCCTTCCTCCTGCAATACATCCTCCACTGTATTCGCCATCATTCCAGAAATCAATTGCAAAAAGTTCCTTTCTAGCCCTTATATAATTTATCCTCTCGTACATGTATTTTCTTTGCTCAGGTGTTACCATAAAACTTATATCAGGGTCTCTACCTATAGGAATATAAGTAAAATACCAAGCAAAAGCTGCTCCTTTATCTATCATCATATCTACAAATTCATCACTAGAAATTTCCTCCACATTTGTTCTCGTATATGTAGCTGAATAGCCAAACAATACTCCATTTTCTCTCATCAAATCCATTGCTCTCATAATTTTATCAAAAGTACCTTCTCCTCGTATTGCATCGTTACTTTCTTTGAAACCATTAATACTTACTGCAAAAGTAATATTGCCTACTCTTTTAACTTCTTTTATCATATCTTCGTCGATTAAAGTACCATTGGTAAACAAGTGGAATACTTGATTTTTATGTCTTTCAGCAAGCTTTATAATATCTTTCATTCTG contains:
- a CDS encoding helix-turn-helix domain-containing protein, whose translation is MLTNRRVEFLKTLIELYDSKGEPVHYTDVAQAMKISKWTAYDILRELEKGDFVKTEYYLGEEKSQGRSTLRFLPTEKAYEIFKKANKDEWNSLRDTLIKKVKNSKPNSLEEILNEMFQATKPIEFCAYAITAFLLKLRMAGGLSMESIENLLASVNPTSSLILFVGTVLGVLLYTKIKSDIDKKLAENIQKFYINLNKLNSQDVNLLNNFLRELLAIV
- a CDS encoding radical SAM protein encodes the protein MNVIDPLISAVINYVEKDPEKNLDKIANLLSKIAIMPNHKQQIESVKRFLDDKDSNWYRFAMKLLKNIDKNIIKTLGVNFFINASLKGIPKQKELENKLDINIPWAILMDPTEACNLRCVGCWAGQYKSHNLSFEVMDRVCTEAEELGIYFIVLSGGEPTVRMKDIIKLAERHKNQVFHLFTNGTLIDEDMIKEVKRVGNITFAVSINGFKESNDAIRGEGTFDKIMRAMDLMRENGVLFGYSATYTRTNVEEISSDEFVDMMIDKGAAFAWYFTYIPIGRDPDISFMVTPEQRKYMYERINYIRARKELFAIDFWNDGEYSGGCIAGGRRYLHINAAGEVEPCAFIHYSNVNINEVSLLEALQSPIMKSYRKRQPFNLNHLRPCPLIDNPEKLLEIVRESKAKHTEASEASHIKNLYDDLRVVADNWGKVADEIWEKKMAMKKEA